In the genome of Tepidimicrobium xylanilyticum, the window AATAATAATCTGATTTCCACCAAACCATACCACAGCCAAAGTTGTGATATTCATTGCAAGGGTCATTGCAGGCATGGTAAAGATAACGATCTTCATTGCATTTATTGTGCTCTCTTTCAATTCGGTACTAGCTTTTTTAAATTTTTTTTCTTCATATTGTTCTCTGACAAATGATTTTACAACCCTAATATTAGTTAAATTTTCTTGGGTGGTAGTATTGAGTGCATCCAGTTTCTTCTGCATATTTGTGAAACGCGGAAAAGCCACTTTTAATATTAAATAGATTGCAATTGCTAAAAAAGGTACTATACACAGTATTGCCATTGCTAATTTTGGATTTAATACAAAAGCCATTATAAGTGCGCCTATTAACATACCAGGTGCCCTTAAGGCCATTCTTAACATCATCTGGAGCATGTTCTGTACTTGGGTAATATCGTTAGTTAATCGTGTAATCAAAGAACCTGTATTGTATTGGTCAATATTGTTAAAGGAAAAACTTTGGATTTGTTTAAACAGGTCTTTCCTCAAATCGTTAGCAAATCCTGTGGATGCCTTAATAGCAAAATAAGCTCCTCCCACACCACCTGCCATCATGCATAGCGCTGTAATTACCATCAAAATGCCCATTGCTATTATATAAGAAATGCCTCTTCCACCGCTTATCCCATAATCAATGATTTTGCTCAACAACAAAGGCATCATTACTTCGCCGATAACTTCCACAATCATGAGAATTGGCCCTATGATAAATGCAGATAAATATGGTCTTACGTATTTCCAATATCGTTTCATACACTATGTCCTTTCTTTTTGATATTTTATTTCATCTTCCATCCTAATTAAATTAGCCTCCAATTTTTGCAATAAAGTAAATAAGGTGAACTTCTCCTCTTCTGTAAATCCACCAAAGACCTTTTGATCTGTTGAATCAAAAATCTGTTTGCTTTGTTCTACAACCTTTTTCCCTTTCTCAGTAATTGTAATTTGATTGAGCCTGTTATCTCCTTCATCTATTTCTTTTTTAATATACCCTCCCTTTTCTAGCTTTTTCAAGGATACCGCTATGGTTGCTGCAGATATACCCATTGAACTAGCAATATCTTTTTGTGAAACATTTTGGGTATGAGAGATTTCCATTAGCAAGCGATGCTGGGCATGGTAAACACCTGTTTCTTCTAGGTAATACTGCATAATTTTCCTATGCTTCATAGCAAAGCTAATCAGTAGATGAATAATTTCCTTATTAGTAATTTCATTAATGTAATTATTATTCATATTTTTTGATTGTTCACCTCCTTGAATAATAAAGTCATTATAAACATATTAATCATTAACATCATAATAATTAGCTAGTTAATCTTTGCACATTATAGCATTTCGTTTTACTAATGTCAATTCAAATTTTAAACTTCTCTCAAGTCTACATAACCATCGTTCGGAGTTCAATTATCCTAGTTAGTATAGCTTACTCACTACATTATAACGATTCGAATACCATTTACCAATACCACTCTTTTATAAAAAGTAACAAGTAGATTTTTTATGTATTATATTACCAAATTTCATTTTAATAATTTAAACGTAGTCTCCTGTTTCTGCTTCTTTCATTTTAAGATTGGTTGATTTATTCAATCTTTCAGCAAAAAGCCTTGAAAATACTGGTGGTATGTGCTGTACAATAACCACTCCAGGTATTTTAACAGGCATATTTTTTAATATCCTTGTTATAGATTCAGGTCCTCCTGCAGAAGCTCCTATAGCTATTATCTTACCGGAATCAAAACTACCATGTCCGTTATCAGAATATATACTACTTTTTACTGTATTCTGAACTATCTTTGCAATTGAAGCAATCTTTATATTTTCAATAATTTCATAGATAAACTGTTCCACACTCTTCATGTTGCCCATATCTAGCTTTACTACAAAATCAACTGCACCAGTATCCATAGCTTCAAAAACAGCATTACTTACTGAGCTTAAAACAATAACAGGTATAGGATATTGGGGAATGAGCCTGCATATGAACTCTATTCA includes:
- a CDS encoding MarR family winged helix-turn-helix transcriptional regulator produces the protein MNNNYINEITNKEIIHLLISFAMKHRKIMQYYLEETGVYHAQHRLLMEISHTQNVSQKDIASSMGISAATIAVSLKKLEKGGYIKKEIDEGDNRLNQITITEKGKKVVEQSKQIFDSTDQKVFGGFTEEEKFTLFTLLQKLEANLIRMEDEIKYQKERT
- a CDS encoding chemotaxis protein CheB; this encodes MDTGAVDFVVKLDMGNMKSVEQFIYEIIENIKIASIAKIVQNTVKSSIYSDNGHGSFDSGKIIAIGASAGGPESITRILKNMPVKIPGVVIVQHIPPVFSRLFAERLNKSTNLKMKEAETGDYV